One Lysinibacillus fusiformis genomic window carries:
- a CDS encoding MFS transporter, giving the protein MNKKQMVTLTILLTNLFIAFLGIGLVIPVLPTIMNELKITGSVVGYMVAAFAITQLIVSPIAGKLVDRIGRKVMIVAGLFVFGLSELLFGMGRTIEVLFISRMLGGVSAAFIMPAVTAFIADITTMAQRPKALGYMSAAISTGFIIGPGIGGFLAEYGTRLPFYAAGILGFLAAILSFTLLKEPSRAVDDTEAASSILGSAKRIFSPLYFIAFMIIFVLSFGLAAFESLFSLFVDHKFGFTPKDIAIIITGSGIIGALAQLLLFDWLTKKMGEINVIRYSLVLSAVLTLAMTIVNHYAAILFVTFFIFVGFDLIRPAATSYLSKIAGNEQGFVGGMNSMFTSLGNIFGPILGGMLFDINLNYPYYFATIVLVIGVILAFLWKKPKHIEL; this is encoded by the coding sequence ATGAACAAGAAACAAATGGTCACGTTAACTATTTTGTTAACGAATCTATTTATCGCCTTTTTAGGCATCGGCTTAGTTATCCCTGTCTTACCGACAATTATGAACGAACTAAAAATTACGGGGTCTGTCGTCGGTTATATGGTCGCGGCATTTGCGATTACTCAGCTTATTGTTTCACCAATTGCTGGTAAACTCGTAGACCGCATCGGTCGGAAAGTTATGATCGTTGCAGGTCTTTTTGTTTTCGGTCTTTCTGAGTTATTATTCGGGATGGGTCGTACAATCGAAGTATTATTTATATCTCGTATGCTTGGTGGTGTAAGTGCTGCATTTATTATGCCAGCGGTTACTGCGTTTATTGCTGATATTACAACAATGGCACAACGTCCAAAGGCTCTCGGCTATATGAGTGCTGCTATTAGTACTGGCTTTATTATCGGACCGGGAATCGGTGGCTTTTTGGCGGAATACGGTACACGTTTACCCTTCTACGCTGCGGGTATACTTGGTTTCTTAGCAGCCATCTTATCATTCACATTATTAAAAGAACCATCACGCGCGGTAGATGATACTGAAGCTGCAAGTTCTATTTTGGGTAGTGCGAAACGTATTTTTAGCCCTTTATATTTCATCGCCTTTATGATAATTTTTGTCTTATCATTTGGCCTTGCTGCGTTTGAATCTTTGTTCAGTTTGTTCGTGGATCATAAGTTTGGATTCACGCCGAAGGATATTGCGATTATCATTACGGGTAGTGGCATTATAGGCGCGCTTGCACAACTATTATTATTTGATTGGCTAACAAAAAAGATGGGCGAAATTAACGTTATTCGCTACTCACTTGTTTTATCCGCTGTCCTTACGCTTGCCATGACAATCGTTAATCATTATGCTGCAATTTTATTCGTTACTTTCTTTATTTTTGTAGGCTTTGATTTAATACGCCCTGCGGCTACTTCTTATTTATCAAAAATCGCTGGCAATGAACAGGGCTTTGTTGGTGGCATGAATTCAATGTTTACCAGCCTTGGTAATATATTCGGGCCAATATTAGGTGGCATGTTGTTCGACATTAATTTAAACTATCCGTACTATTTTGCAACAATTGTATTAGTCATCGGTGTGATACTCGCATTTTTATGGAAAAAGCCAAAACATATTGAACTATAA
- a CDS encoding Asp23/Gls24 family envelope stress response protein gives MAEKVGQSFVQPTPSGKEELGKIEVAAEVIEIVAGIAVSEVEGIAATRGNIATGVVERFGKKVHNKGIKSGVTESGEIAIDVFCSVKYGYAIPKVAKEVQTQIRQAILNMTALETAEVNVHITGIHFEKEEVSVQE, from the coding sequence ATGGCAGAGAAAGTAGGACAATCTTTTGTACAACCAACACCATCTGGAAAAGAGGAACTTGGTAAAATTGAGGTAGCGGCGGAAGTAATTGAAATTGTCGCTGGGATTGCTGTTAGCGAGGTAGAAGGTATCGCGGCAACACGTGGTAATATTGCAACGGGCGTTGTGGAACGCTTCGGTAAAAAAGTACACAATAAGGGCATTAAATCAGGGGTCACAGAAAGTGGTGAAATTGCCATTGATGTATTTTGCTCTGTAAAATATGGTTATGCGATTCCAAAAGTAGCAAAAGAAGTACAAACGCAAATTCGCCAAGCGATTTTAAATATGACTGCACTTGAAACAGCAGAAGTGAATGTACATATTACTGGCATTCATTTCGAAAAAGAAGAAGTGTCTGTACAAGAATAA
- a CDS encoding stage III sporulation protein AE → MQEQLLSFLIDPFFLLLKMTLILCGYVIIILIVNMMLPEFEKGTRILFFLIVLATIGPVVVNAFNLIDQIAQGLSHIFTAFYPILTSSFLLSSSITAIASWQPFLLFFVQVLTIISSKWLIPGVLFAIVFDVCSVIVKEISFTRIADLIRFTIMSIVSASVVCYIILMSASGVAAFSVNKAVSEPVKKLIEENIPVVGSFIVDSFSMFQHMTQFSSSISSISAFIAVITISFIPTVQLVVSAYSLKMLAAILEPIAFDDICKLLDHVSKSLFTLCAVSFLIAFSFMFSCFFLIVFVQVMAGGR, encoded by the coding sequence TTGCAGGAGCAACTACTTTCGTTTTTGATAGATCCTTTTTTTCTCTTGCTCAAAATGACACTCATTTTGTGTGGTTATGTCATTATTATTCTTATTGTCAATATGATGTTACCTGAATTTGAAAAAGGGACAAGGATACTGTTTTTTCTTATTGTATTAGCGACAATCGGCCCTGTGGTGGTTAACGCATTCAATTTAATCGATCAAATTGCGCAGGGACTTTCGCATATATTCACGGCATTCTATCCAATTCTAACATCTAGTTTTCTTCTATCTAGTAGTATTACAGCGATCGCTTCTTGGCAGCCCTTTTTACTCTTTTTTGTACAAGTCTTAACAATTATTAGTAGTAAATGGCTTATTCCTGGGGTGCTTTTTGCAATTGTTTTTGATGTTTGCAGCGTGATTGTAAAAGAAATATCCTTTACGAGAATTGCGGATCTCATTCGTTTTACAATTATGAGTATCGTATCGGCATCCGTTGTATGCTACATCATTTTGATGTCAGCAAGTGGCGTTGCAGCATTTAGTGTCAATAAAGCTGTTTCAGAGCCTGTGAAAAAGCTCATCGAAGAAAATATTCCAGTTGTCGGGTCCTTTATCGTGGATAGTTTTTCGATGTTTCAGCATATGACGCAATTTTCTTCTTCTATTAGTAGTATTAGTGCTTTTATAGCCGTTATCACAATTTCGTTTATTCCGACTGTACAGCTTGTTGTCAGTGCATATTCATTGAAGATGTTAGCTGCTATTTTAGAACCAATTGCCTTTGATGATATTTGTAAATTACTAGATCATGTTAGTAAATCTCTATTTACTTTATGTGCAGTATCATTTCTAATTGCTTTTTCATTTATGTTTTCTTGTTTTTTCCTTATCGTTTTTGTGCAGGTTATGGCTGGGGGGAGATAG
- the accC gene encoding acetyl-CoA carboxylase biotin carboxylase subunit, with the protein MKKVLIANRGEIAVRIIRACKELGIQSVAVYSEADADALHVKLADEAYCIGPKLSKDSYLSFPALLSVAEKTGADGIHPGYGFVSENADFAEACENAGIKFIGPSSDSIKIMGIKDVARTTMEAAGVPLVPGTGIVPDIETGKEWAAKIGYPVIIKATAGGGGKGIRVARTEEDLVKGIDITQKEAAAAFGNPGVYLEKFIEYFRHCEIQVLADGQGNVVHLGERDCTVQRRMQKLVEEAPSPALSAERRAEMGAAAVKAAQACNYEGAGTIEFIYDYQEDKFYFMEMNTRIQVEHPVTEMISGVDLVQQQLKIASGEKLPFAQEDIKLNGWAIECRINAENAYKNFMPSAGTVDTYITPGGYGVRIDSAVYAGYTIPPYYDSMVAKLIVHADTREEAIAKMNRALGEFEVSGPGINTTIPFHEALMNNDVFKSAKFNTKFLEENDVLGTNK; encoded by the coding sequence ATGAAAAAAGTTTTAATTGCAAACCGCGGCGAAATCGCTGTACGAATCATTCGTGCTTGTAAAGAGCTAGGTATCCAATCAGTTGCCGTATACTCTGAAGCAGACGCAGACGCATTACATGTGAAATTAGCGGACGAAGCATATTGCATCGGTCCGAAACTATCAAAAGATTCATATCTTAGCTTCCCAGCTTTACTTAGTGTAGCAGAGAAAACAGGTGCAGACGGTATCCACCCAGGTTACGGTTTCGTATCTGAAAACGCTGACTTCGCTGAAGCATGTGAAAACGCAGGCATCAAATTTATTGGTCCTTCATCTGATTCTATTAAAATCATGGGGATTAAAGACGTTGCGCGTACAACAATGGAAGCAGCAGGAGTTCCTCTTGTTCCAGGTACTGGTATTGTGCCAGATATCGAAACAGGTAAAGAATGGGCTGCTAAAATTGGTTACCCAGTTATCATCAAAGCAACTGCTGGTGGTGGCGGTAAAGGTATCCGTGTAGCGCGTACAGAAGAAGACCTTGTAAAAGGCATTGACATTACGCAAAAAGAGGCTGCTGCAGCATTCGGTAACCCAGGCGTATATTTAGAAAAATTCATCGAGTACTTCCGTCACTGTGAAATTCAAGTTTTAGCGGATGGGCAAGGTAATGTTGTACACTTAGGCGAACGTGACTGTACAGTTCAACGTCGTATGCAGAAATTAGTTGAGGAAGCTCCATCTCCTGCACTATCTGCTGAACGTCGTGCTGAAATGGGTGCAGCAGCGGTGAAGGCAGCACAAGCATGTAACTATGAAGGTGCTGGTACAATCGAGTTCATCTATGATTATCAGGAAGACAAGTTCTACTTCATGGAAATGAATACACGTATTCAAGTAGAACACCCAGTAACAGAAATGATTTCTGGTGTCGATCTTGTACAACAACAATTGAAAATTGCATCTGGTGAAAAACTGCCATTTGCGCAAGAAGATATTAAATTAAATGGTTGGGCAATTGAATGCCGTATTAACGCAGAAAATGCATACAAAAACTTTATGCCATCAGCTGGTACTGTAGATACTTACATCACGCCAGGTGGTTATGGTGTACGTATCGACTCTGCTGTTTATGCAGGTTATACAATCCCTCCATACTATGATTCAATGGTAGCGAAGCTAATCGTTCATGCAGATACACGTGAGGAAGCAATTGCGAAAATGAATCGTGCGCTAGGGGAATTTGAAGTTTCTGGTCCTGGTATCAATACAACAATCCCATTCCATGAAGCTTTAATGAATAACGACGTATTCAAATCTGCGAAATTCAATACGAAATTCCTAGAAGAAAACGACGTATTAGGGACTAATAAATAA
- the efp gene encoding elongation factor P, with protein MISVNDFRTGLTIIVDGQLYRVMDFQHVKPGKGAAFVRSKLRNLRNGNVQEKTFRAGEKVEKAQIDNRKMQYLYAQGDEHVFMDMESYDQSELASSAIEYELKFLKENMEVHIQSYQGEMLGVELPNTVELEVTETEPGIKGDTASGGTKPATLQTGLIVQVPFFVNQGDVLIINTTDSSYVSRA; from the coding sequence ATGATTTCAGTAAACGATTTCCGAACAGGTCTAACAATTATTGTGGATGGCCAACTATACCGTGTTATGGATTTCCAACACGTAAAACCAGGTAAAGGTGCTGCATTCGTACGTTCAAAATTACGTAACTTACGTAATGGTAACGTACAAGAAAAAACTTTCCGTGCCGGTGAGAAAGTTGAAAAAGCACAAATTGATAATCGTAAGATGCAGTATCTATATGCACAAGGTGATGAGCATGTCTTCATGGATATGGAGTCTTATGATCAATCAGAATTAGCATCATCTGCAATTGAGTATGAGCTAAAGTTCCTTAAAGAGAATATGGAAGTACACATCCAATCTTATCAAGGTGAGATGCTTGGTGTAGAGTTACCAAATACAGTTGAGCTTGAAGTAACTGAAACAGAGCCAGGTATTAAAGGAGATACAGCTTCAGGCGGTACAAAACCTGCGACACTTCAAACGGGTCTTATCGTTCAAGTACCATTCTTTGTCAACCAAGGTGATGTTTTAATTATCAATACAACAGATTCGTCTTACGTTTCTCGCGCGTAA
- a CDS encoding SpoIIIAH-like family protein encodes MRVRRRTVWFMTLLSLVAVISVYYLVDPAKQFNGLTIFSDDTLQQTAITGVTDQEASKQDVTTEVSSPSHMFEEMRMQVSDERSQLRQQLTQKIASEEYTAEEKNQAFNDIDGLIKQESAEAMLEMLVKSLGYSDAFVRAEGEKVSVTVMAEELSKSQANEIIYLVKSEWEGANDVQVKFSANNY; translated from the coding sequence ATGCGCGTGCGTAGAAGAACTGTTTGGTTTATGACATTATTAAGTCTAGTAGCAGTAATTTCAGTATACTATTTAGTTGACCCAGCAAAACAATTTAATGGTTTAACTATTTTTTCAGATGATACATTACAGCAAACAGCGATAACGGGTGTAACAGATCAAGAGGCTTCAAAGCAAGATGTGACGACAGAAGTATCGTCGCCAAGTCATATGTTTGAAGAAATGCGTATGCAAGTAAGTGATGAGAGAAGCCAATTACGTCAGCAGTTAACGCAAAAAATTGCATCTGAAGAATACACAGCTGAAGAAAAAAATCAGGCATTCAATGACATCGATGGGCTTATTAAACAGGAATCAGCGGAAGCGATGTTAGAAATGCTTGTTAAATCTTTAGGATATTCGGATGCATTTGTACGAGCAGAAGGTGAAAAAGTATCTGTCACTGTCATGGCAGAAGAGCTATCTAAATCACAAGCAAATGAGATAATCTATTTGGTAAAAAGTGAATGGGAAGGCGCAAATGACGTGCAAGTTAAGTTTAGTGCGAACAACTACTAA
- a CDS encoding NAD(P)H-dependent flavin oxidoreductase: MLHKFEIQYPIIQAPMAGVTSPKFVAACAEAGVLGSIGAGYLDGEQTKSFIQEVKKLTQKPFAVNLFVQEEPRIDVEVLQNARMALQPFYDELGLSPVQSVMSSEVFEGQVQAILDENVAICSFTFGIPSADVIHRLKENNVYVIGTATTLNEAKCVEEAGMDAVVLQGGEAGGHRGSFIEPIQFINRNELLQQVVGGITIPIIVTGGIVSKDDVKMALADGAQAVQIGTALLVADECEISTAYKNAILQSKAQQTTVTRAFTGKPARGLANDFTKRMKDAIVAPYPLQHYLTSTIRKESAQQGNSQYVSMWMGENCYLVQPGSVKDIIAKLI, translated from the coding sequence ATGTTACATAAATTTGAGATACAATATCCAATTATTCAAGCACCTATGGCTGGGGTTACATCACCAAAATTTGTAGCAGCTTGTGCGGAGGCTGGGGTTTTAGGATCAATTGGAGCCGGCTATTTAGATGGAGAGCAAACAAAAAGCTTTATTCAAGAAGTAAAAAAACTGACGCAAAAGCCATTTGCGGTCAATTTATTTGTGCAGGAGGAACCACGTATTGATGTGGAAGTACTTCAAAATGCACGTATGGCTTTGCAACCATTTTATGATGAGCTTGGGTTATCACCTGTCCAAAGTGTGATGTCATCGGAAGTTTTTGAAGGACAAGTACAAGCTATTCTTGATGAAAATGTAGCCATTTGTTCATTTACATTTGGCATCCCGTCAGCAGATGTTATTCATCGTCTAAAGGAAAATAACGTTTATGTCATAGGTACGGCAACCACATTGAATGAAGCGAAATGTGTGGAGGAAGCGGGCATGGATGCTGTAGTTTTACAAGGTGGTGAAGCCGGTGGTCATCGAGGTTCCTTTATTGAGCCTATACAGTTTATCAACCGTAATGAATTACTACAACAAGTTGTGGGAGGAATTACCATCCCGATTATTGTGACGGGTGGAATTGTCTCCAAGGATGATGTGAAGATGGCACTAGCAGATGGTGCGCAGGCTGTACAAATCGGCACAGCTCTGTTAGTTGCAGATGAATGTGAAATTTCAACAGCGTACAAAAATGCTATACTGCAATCAAAAGCACAGCAGACGACCGTTACACGTGCTTTTACTGGCAAACCAGCACGTGGCTTAGCCAATGATTTTACTAAACGTATGAAGGATGCTATTGTAGCACCGTATCCACTACAACATTATTTAACGTCTACTATTCGTAAGGAAAGTGCACAGCAAGGAAATTCACAATACGTATCTATGTGGATGGGTGAAAATTGTTATTTAGTGCAACCTGGCTCTGTAAAAGACATTATTGCAAAGTTAATATAA
- the accB gene encoding acetyl-CoA carboxylase biotin carboxyl carrier protein, with protein sequence MFKIQEIREIIKLVDSSSIDEFVYEVDGAKVKLKKNGVVVTETVAPKKEVSAPVVQQSAPAAAPAAPAKVEEAPAAPTNNDPSLHKIVSPMVGTFYAAPNPESPAYVQVGDKVGDEAIVCIVEAMKLFNEIEAEVKGEIVEVLVKDGELVEYGQPLFLVKAE encoded by the coding sequence ATGTTCAAAATTCAAGAAATTCGTGAAATTATTAAATTAGTAGATTCTTCTTCAATCGACGAGTTCGTTTATGAAGTAGATGGCGCAAAAGTTAAATTAAAAAAGAATGGTGTTGTTGTTACTGAAACTGTAGCACCTAAAAAAGAAGTTTCAGCTCCTGTTGTACAACAAAGTGCACCAGCAGCAGCTCCAGCAGCTCCAGCAAAAGTTGAAGAAGCTCCAGCAGCACCAACAAATAACGACCCATCGTTACATAAAATCGTTTCTCCAATGGTAGGTACTTTCTATGCAGCTCCAAACCCAGAATCACCAGCTTACGTACAAGTGGGCGACAAAGTGGGCGACGAAGCGATTGTATGTATCGTAGAAGCTATGAAACTATTCAACGAAATCGAAGCAGAAGTTAAAGGCGAAATCGTTGAAGTACTTGTTAAAGATGGCGAATTAGTAGAATACGGTCAACCATTATTCCTTGTAAAAGCTGAGTAA
- a CDS encoding M24 family metallopeptidase: MLKLQKLRKALQEQNIEGILITNEYNRRYMTGFTGTAGVAIVSQNDAVFITDFRYTEQAAAQIKDYRIVKHEATILEEIATQVKAMGIKLLGFEKDAVSYGTYELYKNVIQADLVPVSGLIEKIRLIKTEQEINIIKVACEIADHAFTHIIDFIKPGKTELEVSNELEFFMRKQGATQSSFDTIVASGLRSALPHGVATDKVIEKGDFVTLDYGALYNGYISDITRTVAVGEPSAKLVDMYDAVLASQLLALEKVGPGLTGIQADAIARDYLTEKGYGEAFGHSLGHGIGLEVHEGPGLSMRSDTVLEPGMAVTIEPGVYLPGIGGLRIEDDILITETGNELLTHSSKELIIL; this comes from the coding sequence ATGTTAAAATTACAAAAGCTTCGTAAGGCTCTTCAAGAACAAAACATCGAGGGTATTTTAATTACGAACGAGTACAACCGTCGTTATATGACTGGCTTCACAGGGACAGCGGGAGTAGCGATTGTGTCACAAAACGATGCTGTGTTTATCACAGATTTTCGTTACACAGAACAAGCAGCTGCACAAATCAAGGACTATCGTATCGTCAAGCATGAAGCGACAATCCTCGAGGAAATTGCGACGCAAGTAAAAGCAATGGGCATCAAATTATTGGGCTTTGAGAAAGATGCTGTCAGCTATGGCACATATGAGCTATACAAAAATGTGATTCAAGCTGATTTAGTACCGGTTTCTGGACTAATTGAAAAAATTCGCTTGATTAAGACGGAACAAGAGATTAATATTATTAAGGTTGCGTGTGAAATTGCCGATCACGCATTTACACATATTATAGACTTCATCAAGCCAGGTAAAACAGAGCTTGAGGTTTCGAATGAATTAGAATTTTTCATGCGAAAACAAGGGGCAACACAGTCCTCATTCGATACGATTGTCGCGTCTGGTCTTCGCTCAGCATTACCTCACGGTGTTGCAACAGATAAAGTAATTGAAAAAGGTGACTTTGTCACGCTAGATTATGGTGCACTTTACAATGGCTATATCTCTGATATTACACGTACAGTAGCTGTTGGCGAACCATCTGCAAAATTAGTAGACATGTACGATGCAGTCCTTGCATCACAACTTTTAGCACTTGAAAAAGTGGGTCCTGGTTTAACAGGAATTCAAGCAGATGCGATTGCACGTGACTACTTAACAGAAAAGGGCTATGGCGAGGCTTTCGGTCATTCATTAGGACATGGTATTGGCCTTGAAGTACATGAAGGCCCTGGCTTATCGATGCGTTCAGATACGGTACTAGAGCCAGGCATGGCCGTAACGATTGAACCAGGTGTGTATTTACCAGGAATCGGTGGTCTACGTATCGAGGACGATATTTTAATCACAGAGACAGGTAATGAACTCCTAACGCATTCGTCAAAAGAACTCATCATTTTATAA